The following proteins are encoded in a genomic region of Solea senegalensis isolate Sse05_10M linkage group LG5, IFAPA_SoseM_1, whole genome shotgun sequence:
- the LOC122769467 gene encoding transducin-like enhancer protein 1 isoform X1 — translation MFPQGRHPTPHQAPGQPFKFTIPESLDRIKEEFQFLQAQYHSLKLECEKLASEKTEMQRHYVMYYEMSYGLNIEMHKQTEIAKRLNTICAQVIPFLSQEHQQQVVQAVERAKQVTMAELNAVIGVRGLPGLPPTQHLSHNHGGAPVPITPHPAGLHPSQLGGSAGLLALSGALGAVPPHLMGKDSGDKKPHLSGPDLHSGGPEHLRDREPGTSNSALPESLRNSDKRRNGPEFSNDTKKRKVEDKDSSHYDSDGEKSDDNLVVDVSNEDPASPRGTPLPSPRENGLDKARLLKKDPCSPASTASSASSSSLKSKEMAMRDKAGTPGLKSSTPTPRGDSTPGPSTTPGIRPSLSKPPSMEIPHPPTAGLRTPLAVPGPYPGAFGMLPHAAGMNGELASAAGAAAYAAGLHNMSPQMSAAAAAAVAAYGRSPMVGFDPHPHMRVPGIPPSLTGIPGGKPAYSFHVAADGQMQPVPFPPDALVGPGIPRHARQINTLNHGEVVCAVTISNPTRHVYTGGKGCVKVWDISHPGNKSPVSQLDCLNRDNYIRSCRLLPDGRTLIVGGEASTLSIWDLATPTPRIKAELTSSAPACYALAISPDSKVCFSCCSDGNIAVWDLHNQTLVRQFQGHTDGASCIDISNDGTKLWTGGLDNTVRSWDLREGRQLQQHDFTSQIFSLGYCPTGEWLAVGMESSNVEVLHVTKPDKYQLHLHESCVLSLQFAYCGKWFVSTGKDNLLNAWRTPYGASIFQSKESSSVLSCDISVDDKYIVTGSGDKKATVYEVIY, via the exons TCTCAAGCTGGAGTGTGAGAAGCTGGCCAGTGAAAAGACAGAGATGCAGAGACACTATGTCATG tATTATGAGATGTCATATGGCCTCAACATCGAAATGCACAAACAG ACTGAGATTGCCAAGAGACTAAACACCATCTGTGCACAAGTCATCCCCTTCCTCTCACAGGAG catcagcagcaggttGTCCAAGCTGTGGAGCGAGCCAAACAAGTGACCATGGCAGAGCTCAATGCTGTCATCGGGGTACGTGGACTGCCAGGTCTTCCACCCACA CAGCATCTATCCCATAACCACGGTGGTGCCCCTGTACCCATCACCCCTCACCCTGCCGGTCTCCACCCCTCTCAGCTAGGTGGTTCAGCTGGACTTCTGGCTCTCTCAGGAGCACTTGGTGCTGTTCCTCCCCATTTGATGGGAAAAGACAGTGGTGATAAGAAGCCCCACCTGTCTGGACCAGACTTGCACAGTGGGGGACCTGAGCACCTGAGAG ACCGAGAGCCTGGAACA AGTAACTCTGCTTTGCCAGAAAGTCTAAGGAACTCAGATAAACGACGCAATGGACCAGAGTTTTCAAACGACACCAAGAAACGCAAGGTGGAGGACAAGGACTCGAGTCACTAT GACAGTGATGGGGAGAAAAGTGATGACAATTTAGTAGTGGATGTTTCAAATGAG GATCCAGCCTCCCCTCGTGGTACGCCTTTACCCTCACCTAGAGAGAATGGCCTGGATAAAGCACGTCTTCTAAAGAAAGATCCCTGTAGTCCTGCCTCTACTGCATCATCAGCGAGCTCCTCCTCCCTCAAGTCCAAAGAAATGGCAATG CGAGATAAGGCAGGCACACCTGGGCTGAAGTCAAGTACACCCACACCCCGAGGTGACTCCACCCCTGGTCCGAGCACCACACCTGGAATTAGACCCAGTCTGTCTAAACCTCCCTCCATGGAGATACCACATCCACCTA CTGCAGGTTTGCGGACACCCCTCGCTGTACCTGGCCCATACCCAGGTGCGTTTGGTATGCTGCCGCATGCAGCAGGCATGAATGGAGAGCTGGCAAGTGCAGCCGGGGCTGCGGCCTATGCTGCTGGACTGCACAACATGTCACCTCAGATGAGTGCCGCTGCTGCCGCAGCTGTGGCTGCATATGGCCGTTCACCCATG GTTGGATTTGATCCTCATCCTCACATGCGAGTTCCTGGAATACCTCCCAGTCTGACAGGAATCCCTGGTGGCAAACC TGCCTACTCTTTTCACGTGGCTGCTGATGGACAGATGCAGCCAGTTCCCTTTCCCCCAGATGCTTTGGTCGGCCCAGGGATCCCTCGACACGCCCGTCAGATCAACACACTGAACCACGGAGAGGTGGTGTGTGCTGTTACCATCAGTAATCCCACCCGACACGTTTACACAGGAGGGAAGGGTTGCGTCAAGGTCTGGGACATTAGTCACCCAGGAAACAAGAGCCCAGTTTCACAGCTCGACTGTCTG AATCGAGACAACTACATCCGCTCCTGTCGCCTCCTCCCTGATGGCCGAACGCTAATAGTTGGAGGTGAGGCGAGCACTTTATCAATCTGGGATTTGGCCACACCCACTCCTCGGATTAAGGCAGAGTTAACATCATCAGCACCAGCATGCTACGCTCTGGCCATCAGCCCGGATTCCAAGGtctgcttctcctgctgcagtgaTGGCAACATCGCAGTGTGGGATTTACACAACCAGACACTCGTTAG GCAGTTCCAAGGCCACACAGACGGAGCCAGCTGTATTGACATCTCCAATGATGGCACCAAGCTGTGGACCGGAGGCCTCGATAACACTGTCCGCTCCTGGGATCTGAGAGAAGGacggcagctgcagcagcatgaCTTCACCTCACAG ATTTTCTCTCTTGGCTACTGTCCGACAGGAGAGTGGCTCGCAGTGGGAATGGAGAGCAGCAACGTTGAGGTTCTTCATGTCACCAAGCCTGACAAATACCAGCTTCATCTACATGAGAGCTGTGTACTGTCTCTGCAGTTTGCTTACTGTG gTAAATGGTTTGTGAGCACAGGAAAGGATAACTTACTGAACGCCTGGAGAACACCCTATGGAGCCAGCATATTCCAG TCGAAAGAATCATCCTCAGTGCTAAGCTGTGACATATCTGTGGACGACAAGTACATTGTCACCGGCTCAGGGGACAAGAAGGCCACAGTCTATGAGGTCATCTACTAA
- the LOC122769467 gene encoding transducin-like enhancer protein 1 isoform X3: protein MFPQGRHPTPHQAPGQPFKFTIPESLDRIKEEFQFLQAQYHSLKLECEKLASEKTEMQRHYVMYYEMSYGLNIEMHKQTEIAKRLNTICAQVIPFLSQEHQQQVVQAVERAKQVTMAELNAVIGQHLSHNHGGAPVPITPHPAGLHPSQLGGSAGLLALSGALGAVPPHLMGKDSGDKKPHLSGPDLHSGGPEHLRDREPGTSNSALPESLRNSDKRRNGPEFSNDTKKRKVEDKDSSHYDSDGEKSDDNLVVDVSNEDPASPRGTPLPSPRENGLDKARLLKKDPCSPASTASSASSSSLKSKEMAMRDKAGTPGLKSSTPTPRGDSTPGPSTTPGIRPSLSKPPSMEIPHPPTAGLRTPLAVPGPYPGAFGMLPHAAGMNGELASAAGAAAYAAGLHNMSPQMSAAAAAAVAAYGRSPMVGFDPHPHMRVPGIPPSLTGIPGGKPAYSFHVAADGQMQPVPFPPDALVGPGIPRHARQINTLNHGEVVCAVTISNPTRHVYTGGKGCVKVWDISHPGNKSPVSQLDCLNRDNYIRSCRLLPDGRTLIVGGEASTLSIWDLATPTPRIKAELTSSAPACYALAISPDSKVCFSCCSDGNIAVWDLHNQTLVRQFQGHTDGASCIDISNDGTKLWTGGLDNTVRSWDLREGRQLQQHDFTSQIFSLGYCPTGEWLAVGMESSNVEVLHVTKPDKYQLHLHESCVLSLQFAYCGKWFVSTGKDNLLNAWRTPYGASIFQSKESSSVLSCDISVDDKYIVTGSGDKKATVYEVIY from the exons TCTCAAGCTGGAGTGTGAGAAGCTGGCCAGTGAAAAGACAGAGATGCAGAGACACTATGTCATG tATTATGAGATGTCATATGGCCTCAACATCGAAATGCACAAACAG ACTGAGATTGCCAAGAGACTAAACACCATCTGTGCACAAGTCATCCCCTTCCTCTCACAGGAG catcagcagcaggttGTCCAAGCTGTGGAGCGAGCCAAACAAGTGACCATGGCAGAGCTCAATGCTGTCATCGGG CAGCATCTATCCCATAACCACGGTGGTGCCCCTGTACCCATCACCCCTCACCCTGCCGGTCTCCACCCCTCTCAGCTAGGTGGTTCAGCTGGACTTCTGGCTCTCTCAGGAGCACTTGGTGCTGTTCCTCCCCATTTGATGGGAAAAGACAGTGGTGATAAGAAGCCCCACCTGTCTGGACCAGACTTGCACAGTGGGGGACCTGAGCACCTGAGAG ACCGAGAGCCTGGAACA AGTAACTCTGCTTTGCCAGAAAGTCTAAGGAACTCAGATAAACGACGCAATGGACCAGAGTTTTCAAACGACACCAAGAAACGCAAGGTGGAGGACAAGGACTCGAGTCACTAT GACAGTGATGGGGAGAAAAGTGATGACAATTTAGTAGTGGATGTTTCAAATGAG GATCCAGCCTCCCCTCGTGGTACGCCTTTACCCTCACCTAGAGAGAATGGCCTGGATAAAGCACGTCTTCTAAAGAAAGATCCCTGTAGTCCTGCCTCTACTGCATCATCAGCGAGCTCCTCCTCCCTCAAGTCCAAAGAAATGGCAATG CGAGATAAGGCAGGCACACCTGGGCTGAAGTCAAGTACACCCACACCCCGAGGTGACTCCACCCCTGGTCCGAGCACCACACCTGGAATTAGACCCAGTCTGTCTAAACCTCCCTCCATGGAGATACCACATCCACCTA CTGCAGGTTTGCGGACACCCCTCGCTGTACCTGGCCCATACCCAGGTGCGTTTGGTATGCTGCCGCATGCAGCAGGCATGAATGGAGAGCTGGCAAGTGCAGCCGGGGCTGCGGCCTATGCTGCTGGACTGCACAACATGTCACCTCAGATGAGTGCCGCTGCTGCCGCAGCTGTGGCTGCATATGGCCGTTCACCCATG GTTGGATTTGATCCTCATCCTCACATGCGAGTTCCTGGAATACCTCCCAGTCTGACAGGAATCCCTGGTGGCAAACC TGCCTACTCTTTTCACGTGGCTGCTGATGGACAGATGCAGCCAGTTCCCTTTCCCCCAGATGCTTTGGTCGGCCCAGGGATCCCTCGACACGCCCGTCAGATCAACACACTGAACCACGGAGAGGTGGTGTGTGCTGTTACCATCAGTAATCCCACCCGACACGTTTACACAGGAGGGAAGGGTTGCGTCAAGGTCTGGGACATTAGTCACCCAGGAAACAAGAGCCCAGTTTCACAGCTCGACTGTCTG AATCGAGACAACTACATCCGCTCCTGTCGCCTCCTCCCTGATGGCCGAACGCTAATAGTTGGAGGTGAGGCGAGCACTTTATCAATCTGGGATTTGGCCACACCCACTCCTCGGATTAAGGCAGAGTTAACATCATCAGCACCAGCATGCTACGCTCTGGCCATCAGCCCGGATTCCAAGGtctgcttctcctgctgcagtgaTGGCAACATCGCAGTGTGGGATTTACACAACCAGACACTCGTTAG GCAGTTCCAAGGCCACACAGACGGAGCCAGCTGTATTGACATCTCCAATGATGGCACCAAGCTGTGGACCGGAGGCCTCGATAACACTGTCCGCTCCTGGGATCTGAGAGAAGGacggcagctgcagcagcatgaCTTCACCTCACAG ATTTTCTCTCTTGGCTACTGTCCGACAGGAGAGTGGCTCGCAGTGGGAATGGAGAGCAGCAACGTTGAGGTTCTTCATGTCACCAAGCCTGACAAATACCAGCTTCATCTACATGAGAGCTGTGTACTGTCTCTGCAGTTTGCTTACTGTG gTAAATGGTTTGTGAGCACAGGAAAGGATAACTTACTGAACGCCTGGAGAACACCCTATGGAGCCAGCATATTCCAG TCGAAAGAATCATCCTCAGTGCTAAGCTGTGACATATCTGTGGACGACAAGTACATTGTCACCGGCTCAGGGGACAAGAAGGCCACAGTCTATGAGGTCATCTACTAA
- the LOC122769467 gene encoding transducin-like enhancer protein 1 isoform X4 — translation MFPQGRHPTPHQAPGQPFKFTIPESLDRIKEEFQFLQAQYHSLKLECEKLASEKTEMQRHYVMYYEMSYGLNIEMHKQTEIAKRLNTICAQVIPFLSQEHQQQVVQAVERAKQVTMAELNAVIGHLSHNHGGAPVPITPHPAGLHPSQLGGSAGLLALSGALGAVPPHLMGKDSGDKKPHLSGPDLHSGGPEHLRDREPGTSNSALPESLRNSDKRRNGPEFSNDTKKRKVEDKDSSHYDSDGEKSDDNLVVDVSNEDPASPRGTPLPSPRENGLDKARLLKKDPCSPASTASSASSSSLKSKEMAMRDKAGTPGLKSSTPTPRGDSTPGPSTTPGIRPSLSKPPSMEIPHPPTAGLRTPLAVPGPYPGAFGMLPHAAGMNGELASAAGAAAYAAGLHNMSPQMSAAAAAAVAAYGRSPMVGFDPHPHMRVPGIPPSLTGIPGGKPAYSFHVAADGQMQPVPFPPDALVGPGIPRHARQINTLNHGEVVCAVTISNPTRHVYTGGKGCVKVWDISHPGNKSPVSQLDCLNRDNYIRSCRLLPDGRTLIVGGEASTLSIWDLATPTPRIKAELTSSAPACYALAISPDSKVCFSCCSDGNIAVWDLHNQTLVRQFQGHTDGASCIDISNDGTKLWTGGLDNTVRSWDLREGRQLQQHDFTSQIFSLGYCPTGEWLAVGMESSNVEVLHVTKPDKYQLHLHESCVLSLQFAYCGKWFVSTGKDNLLNAWRTPYGASIFQSKESSSVLSCDISVDDKYIVTGSGDKKATVYEVIY, via the exons TCTCAAGCTGGAGTGTGAGAAGCTGGCCAGTGAAAAGACAGAGATGCAGAGACACTATGTCATG tATTATGAGATGTCATATGGCCTCAACATCGAAATGCACAAACAG ACTGAGATTGCCAAGAGACTAAACACCATCTGTGCACAAGTCATCCCCTTCCTCTCACAGGAG catcagcagcaggttGTCCAAGCTGTGGAGCGAGCCAAACAAGTGACCATGGCAGAGCTCAATGCTGTCATCGGG CATCTATCCCATAACCACGGTGGTGCCCCTGTACCCATCACCCCTCACCCTGCCGGTCTCCACCCCTCTCAGCTAGGTGGTTCAGCTGGACTTCTGGCTCTCTCAGGAGCACTTGGTGCTGTTCCTCCCCATTTGATGGGAAAAGACAGTGGTGATAAGAAGCCCCACCTGTCTGGACCAGACTTGCACAGTGGGGGACCTGAGCACCTGAGAG ACCGAGAGCCTGGAACA AGTAACTCTGCTTTGCCAGAAAGTCTAAGGAACTCAGATAAACGACGCAATGGACCAGAGTTTTCAAACGACACCAAGAAACGCAAGGTGGAGGACAAGGACTCGAGTCACTAT GACAGTGATGGGGAGAAAAGTGATGACAATTTAGTAGTGGATGTTTCAAATGAG GATCCAGCCTCCCCTCGTGGTACGCCTTTACCCTCACCTAGAGAGAATGGCCTGGATAAAGCACGTCTTCTAAAGAAAGATCCCTGTAGTCCTGCCTCTACTGCATCATCAGCGAGCTCCTCCTCCCTCAAGTCCAAAGAAATGGCAATG CGAGATAAGGCAGGCACACCTGGGCTGAAGTCAAGTACACCCACACCCCGAGGTGACTCCACCCCTGGTCCGAGCACCACACCTGGAATTAGACCCAGTCTGTCTAAACCTCCCTCCATGGAGATACCACATCCACCTA CTGCAGGTTTGCGGACACCCCTCGCTGTACCTGGCCCATACCCAGGTGCGTTTGGTATGCTGCCGCATGCAGCAGGCATGAATGGAGAGCTGGCAAGTGCAGCCGGGGCTGCGGCCTATGCTGCTGGACTGCACAACATGTCACCTCAGATGAGTGCCGCTGCTGCCGCAGCTGTGGCTGCATATGGCCGTTCACCCATG GTTGGATTTGATCCTCATCCTCACATGCGAGTTCCTGGAATACCTCCCAGTCTGACAGGAATCCCTGGTGGCAAACC TGCCTACTCTTTTCACGTGGCTGCTGATGGACAGATGCAGCCAGTTCCCTTTCCCCCAGATGCTTTGGTCGGCCCAGGGATCCCTCGACACGCCCGTCAGATCAACACACTGAACCACGGAGAGGTGGTGTGTGCTGTTACCATCAGTAATCCCACCCGACACGTTTACACAGGAGGGAAGGGTTGCGTCAAGGTCTGGGACATTAGTCACCCAGGAAACAAGAGCCCAGTTTCACAGCTCGACTGTCTG AATCGAGACAACTACATCCGCTCCTGTCGCCTCCTCCCTGATGGCCGAACGCTAATAGTTGGAGGTGAGGCGAGCACTTTATCAATCTGGGATTTGGCCACACCCACTCCTCGGATTAAGGCAGAGTTAACATCATCAGCACCAGCATGCTACGCTCTGGCCATCAGCCCGGATTCCAAGGtctgcttctcctgctgcagtgaTGGCAACATCGCAGTGTGGGATTTACACAACCAGACACTCGTTAG GCAGTTCCAAGGCCACACAGACGGAGCCAGCTGTATTGACATCTCCAATGATGGCACCAAGCTGTGGACCGGAGGCCTCGATAACACTGTCCGCTCCTGGGATCTGAGAGAAGGacggcagctgcagcagcatgaCTTCACCTCACAG ATTTTCTCTCTTGGCTACTGTCCGACAGGAGAGTGGCTCGCAGTGGGAATGGAGAGCAGCAACGTTGAGGTTCTTCATGTCACCAAGCCTGACAAATACCAGCTTCATCTACATGAGAGCTGTGTACTGTCTCTGCAGTTTGCTTACTGTG gTAAATGGTTTGTGAGCACAGGAAAGGATAACTTACTGAACGCCTGGAGAACACCCTATGGAGCCAGCATATTCCAG TCGAAAGAATCATCCTCAGTGCTAAGCTGTGACATATCTGTGGACGACAAGTACATTGTCACCGGCTCAGGGGACAAGAAGGCCACAGTCTATGAGGTCATCTACTAA
- the LOC122769467 gene encoding transducin-like enhancer protein 1 isoform X2 translates to MFPQGRHPTPHQAPGQPFKFTIPESLDRIKEEFQFLQAQYHSLKLECEKLASEKTEMQRHYVMYYEMSYGLNIEMHKQTEIAKRLNTICAQVIPFLSQEHQQQVVQAVERAKQVTMAELNAVIGVRGLPGLPPTHLSHNHGGAPVPITPHPAGLHPSQLGGSAGLLALSGALGAVPPHLMGKDSGDKKPHLSGPDLHSGGPEHLRDREPGTSNSALPESLRNSDKRRNGPEFSNDTKKRKVEDKDSSHYDSDGEKSDDNLVVDVSNEDPASPRGTPLPSPRENGLDKARLLKKDPCSPASTASSASSSSLKSKEMAMRDKAGTPGLKSSTPTPRGDSTPGPSTTPGIRPSLSKPPSMEIPHPPTAGLRTPLAVPGPYPGAFGMLPHAAGMNGELASAAGAAAYAAGLHNMSPQMSAAAAAAVAAYGRSPMVGFDPHPHMRVPGIPPSLTGIPGGKPAYSFHVAADGQMQPVPFPPDALVGPGIPRHARQINTLNHGEVVCAVTISNPTRHVYTGGKGCVKVWDISHPGNKSPVSQLDCLNRDNYIRSCRLLPDGRTLIVGGEASTLSIWDLATPTPRIKAELTSSAPACYALAISPDSKVCFSCCSDGNIAVWDLHNQTLVRQFQGHTDGASCIDISNDGTKLWTGGLDNTVRSWDLREGRQLQQHDFTSQIFSLGYCPTGEWLAVGMESSNVEVLHVTKPDKYQLHLHESCVLSLQFAYCGKWFVSTGKDNLLNAWRTPYGASIFQSKESSSVLSCDISVDDKYIVTGSGDKKATVYEVIY, encoded by the exons TCTCAAGCTGGAGTGTGAGAAGCTGGCCAGTGAAAAGACAGAGATGCAGAGACACTATGTCATG tATTATGAGATGTCATATGGCCTCAACATCGAAATGCACAAACAG ACTGAGATTGCCAAGAGACTAAACACCATCTGTGCACAAGTCATCCCCTTCCTCTCACAGGAG catcagcagcaggttGTCCAAGCTGTGGAGCGAGCCAAACAAGTGACCATGGCAGAGCTCAATGCTGTCATCGGGGTACGTGGACTGCCAGGTCTTCCACCCACA CATCTATCCCATAACCACGGTGGTGCCCCTGTACCCATCACCCCTCACCCTGCCGGTCTCCACCCCTCTCAGCTAGGTGGTTCAGCTGGACTTCTGGCTCTCTCAGGAGCACTTGGTGCTGTTCCTCCCCATTTGATGGGAAAAGACAGTGGTGATAAGAAGCCCCACCTGTCTGGACCAGACTTGCACAGTGGGGGACCTGAGCACCTGAGAG ACCGAGAGCCTGGAACA AGTAACTCTGCTTTGCCAGAAAGTCTAAGGAACTCAGATAAACGACGCAATGGACCAGAGTTTTCAAACGACACCAAGAAACGCAAGGTGGAGGACAAGGACTCGAGTCACTAT GACAGTGATGGGGAGAAAAGTGATGACAATTTAGTAGTGGATGTTTCAAATGAG GATCCAGCCTCCCCTCGTGGTACGCCTTTACCCTCACCTAGAGAGAATGGCCTGGATAAAGCACGTCTTCTAAAGAAAGATCCCTGTAGTCCTGCCTCTACTGCATCATCAGCGAGCTCCTCCTCCCTCAAGTCCAAAGAAATGGCAATG CGAGATAAGGCAGGCACACCTGGGCTGAAGTCAAGTACACCCACACCCCGAGGTGACTCCACCCCTGGTCCGAGCACCACACCTGGAATTAGACCCAGTCTGTCTAAACCTCCCTCCATGGAGATACCACATCCACCTA CTGCAGGTTTGCGGACACCCCTCGCTGTACCTGGCCCATACCCAGGTGCGTTTGGTATGCTGCCGCATGCAGCAGGCATGAATGGAGAGCTGGCAAGTGCAGCCGGGGCTGCGGCCTATGCTGCTGGACTGCACAACATGTCACCTCAGATGAGTGCCGCTGCTGCCGCAGCTGTGGCTGCATATGGCCGTTCACCCATG GTTGGATTTGATCCTCATCCTCACATGCGAGTTCCTGGAATACCTCCCAGTCTGACAGGAATCCCTGGTGGCAAACC TGCCTACTCTTTTCACGTGGCTGCTGATGGACAGATGCAGCCAGTTCCCTTTCCCCCAGATGCTTTGGTCGGCCCAGGGATCCCTCGACACGCCCGTCAGATCAACACACTGAACCACGGAGAGGTGGTGTGTGCTGTTACCATCAGTAATCCCACCCGACACGTTTACACAGGAGGGAAGGGTTGCGTCAAGGTCTGGGACATTAGTCACCCAGGAAACAAGAGCCCAGTTTCACAGCTCGACTGTCTG AATCGAGACAACTACATCCGCTCCTGTCGCCTCCTCCCTGATGGCCGAACGCTAATAGTTGGAGGTGAGGCGAGCACTTTATCAATCTGGGATTTGGCCACACCCACTCCTCGGATTAAGGCAGAGTTAACATCATCAGCACCAGCATGCTACGCTCTGGCCATCAGCCCGGATTCCAAGGtctgcttctcctgctgcagtgaTGGCAACATCGCAGTGTGGGATTTACACAACCAGACACTCGTTAG GCAGTTCCAAGGCCACACAGACGGAGCCAGCTGTATTGACATCTCCAATGATGGCACCAAGCTGTGGACCGGAGGCCTCGATAACACTGTCCGCTCCTGGGATCTGAGAGAAGGacggcagctgcagcagcatgaCTTCACCTCACAG ATTTTCTCTCTTGGCTACTGTCCGACAGGAGAGTGGCTCGCAGTGGGAATGGAGAGCAGCAACGTTGAGGTTCTTCATGTCACCAAGCCTGACAAATACCAGCTTCATCTACATGAGAGCTGTGTACTGTCTCTGCAGTTTGCTTACTGTG gTAAATGGTTTGTGAGCACAGGAAAGGATAACTTACTGAACGCCTGGAGAACACCCTATGGAGCCAGCATATTCCAG TCGAAAGAATCATCCTCAGTGCTAAGCTGTGACATATCTGTGGACGACAAGTACATTGTCACCGGCTCAGGGGACAAGAAGGCCACAGTCTATGAGGTCATCTACTAA